Within Fusobacterium periodonticum ATCC 33693, the genomic segment AGGTTGCTTCAAAGAAGATGAGAAATAATTTAGTAAAAGTAAAAGTAAAACTAACAACAAGAAAATGGGAGGAATAATGATAAATTCTTATAAAGATTCAGGTGTTGATAAAGAAGAGGGATACAAAGCAGTTGAATTAATGAAGAAAAATGTTTTAAAAACTCATAATAAATCAGTTTTAACAAATTTAGGTAGCTTTGGAGCTATGTATGAATTAGGACAATATAAAAATCCTGTTCTAATTTCTGGAACTGATGGAGTTGGAACAAAATTAGAAATTGCAATGAAACAAAAAAAATATGATACAGTAGGAATAGATTGTGTTGCTATGTGTGTAAATGATGTACTATGCCATGGAGCAAAACCATTATTTTTCCTAGACTATTTAGCTTGTGGAAAACTTGATGCAGAAATTGCAGCACAATTAGTTTCAGGAGTTACAGAAGGTTGCCTACAATCTTATGCTGCCTTAGTTGGTGGAGAAACAGCTGAAATGCCGGGATTCTATCAAGAAGGAGATTATGATATAGCTGGATTCTGTGTTGGAATAGTTGAAAAAGATAATTTAATAGATGGTTCAAAAGTTAAAGAAGGAAATAAAATAATAGCAGTGGCTTCAAGTGGTTTCCATAGCAATGGATATTCATTAGTAAGAAAGGTATTTACTGATTACAATGAAAAAATTTCTTTAAAAGAATATGGAGAAAATGTAACTATGGGAGATGTTTTATTAACTCCTACAAAAATTTATGTAAAACCTATATTAAAAGTTTTAGAAAAATTTAATGTAAATGGAATGGCACATATAACAGGTGGAGGTCTATATGAAAACTTACCTCGTTGTATGGGAAAAGAATTATCTCCAGTAGTATTTAGAGATAAGGTAAGAGTACCTGAAATATTTAAGTTAATTGCTGAAAGAAGTAAAATAAAAGAAGAAGAATTATTTGGAACTTTCAATATGGGAGTAGGTTTTACTCTGGTAGTAGAAGAAAAAGATGTTGAACCTATTATTGAATTATTAACTTTATTAGGTGAAACTGCTTATGAAATAGGACATATTGAAAAAGGAGATCATAATTTATGTCTGAAATAAATAAAAAAAAGATAGCAGTTCTTGTATCAGGAAGTGGATCAAATTTACAGTCAATTATTGATAATGTAGAAAATGGCAATCTGAATTGTAAAATAACTTATGTTATTGCAGACAGAGAATGTTATGCCTTACAAAGAGCTGAAAAACATGGGATTGAAACATTATTATTAGATAGAAAAATTATTGATGATAAGTCAGTTAATGAGATTATTGATTCTACATTAGAAGGATGTAAAACTGACTATATTATTTTAGCAGGATATTTATCAATTTTGAATGAAAAATTTATAAAAAAATGGGATAAAAGAGTTATAAATATACATCCTTCTTTATTACCAAAATTTGGTGGGAAAGGTATGTATGGAATAAAAGTTCATGAAGCAGTTATAAAAGCTGGTGAAAAAGAAAGTGGATGTACTGTCCATTTTGTGAATAATGAAATAGATGCTGGTGAAATTATAACTAATGTAAAAGTTCCTGTATTAGAAGATGATACTCCTGAAACATTACAAAAAAGAGTTTTAGAACAAGAACATAAATTATTGATTAAAGGTATTAAAAAGATATTGTAGAATCTAAACTCAAAAATAAAAAATATGAAAGGGAATTGAGATGAAAAAAAGAGCTTTAATTTCAGTATATGATAAGACAGGTATATTGGATTTTGCAAAATTCTTAGTCAGTAAAGGAATAGAAATTATTTCTACTGGTGGAACATATAAATATTTAAAAGAAAATAATATTGAAGTTATTGAAGTTAGTAAAATAACAAATTTTGAAGAAATGTTAGATGGTAGAGTTAAAACTTTACATCCAAATATACATGGTGGAATTTTAGCATTAAGAGATAATGAAGAACATATGAGAACTTTAAAAGAAAGAAATATTGATACTATTGATTATGTTATAGTAAATTTATACCCTTTCTTTGAAAAAGTAAAAGAAGATTTATCTTTTGAAGAAAAAATTGAATTTATTGATATAGGTGGACCTACAATGCTTAGATCTGCTGCTAAATCTTTTAAAGATGTGGTTGTTATTTCTGATGTTAAAGACTATGAAATTATAAAAGAAGAAATAAATAAATTAAATGATGTTTCTTATGAAACTAGAAAAAGATTGGCAGGAAAAGTTTTTAATTTAACTTCTGCCTATGATGCAGCTATATCACAATTTTTATTAGATGAAGATTTTCCAGAATATCTAAATGTTTCATATAAAAAATCTATGGAAATGAGATATGGAGAAAATTCTCATCAAAAAGCTGCATACTATACTGATAATATGTCTGATGGAGCTATGAAAGATTTTAAACAACTTAATGGAAAAGAGCTTTCATATAATAATATTAGAGATATGGATTTAGCTTGGAAAGTTGTTTCAGAATTTGATGAAATTTGTTGTTGTGCTGTAAAACATTCTACACCTTGTGGAGTTGCTTTAGGAGATAGTGTTGAAGAAGCTTATAAAAAAGCTTATGAAACAGATCCAGTCTCTATTTTTGGTGGAATAGTAGCTTTTAATAAAGAAGTTGATGAAGCAACTGCAAAATTACTAAATGAAATATTCTTAGAAATTATAATAGCACCAAGTTTTTCAAAATCTGCTTTGGAAATTTTAAGTAAAAAGAAAAATATAAGACTTATTGAATGTAAAAATAAACCAAGTGATAAAAAAGAATTAATAAAAGTTGATGGTGGAATTTTAGTTCAAGATACAAATAATAGATTATATGAAGATTTAGAAGTTGTAACAAAAGCTAAACCTACGAGTCAAGAAGAAAAAGATTTAATTTTTGCTTTAAAAGTAGTAAAATTTGTAAAATCAAATGCTATTGTTGTAGCAAAAAATTTACAAACACTAGGAATAGGTGGAGGAGAAGTAAGCAGAATTTGGGCTGCTGAAAAAGCATTAGAAAGAGCAAAAGAAAGATTTAATGCAACAGATGTTGTACTTTCTTCAGATGCATTTTTTCCATTCAAAGATGTTGTTGAGTTAGCAGCTAAAAATGGAGTTAAAGCTATAATTCAACCTAGTGGCTCTGTAAATGATAAGGATTCTATTGAAGAATGTGATAAAAACAATATTTCTATGATATTCTCAAAATTAAGACATTTTAAACACTAAAATTATGGAGAACTATAAATGATAAAATTAAAAGATATTGGAGATTTTGAAACTATTCCAGAAATTTTAAATGATATTATAAATGGAAATATCTCTAAGCTTGATGAACATTTAGCAAAAGGTTGGGATATAGATAAAATTATATCAATCAGTGAATATATTGATTTATCTCCTTTAGATTGTGCATTGATTCAAGGTTGTTTTAAATCAGTAAAATGGCTTGTAGAACATGGAGTTAATCTTAATATGAAAGATAATCCTAGTTTTTTAACCGCTGTCAGATATTGTGATGAGAAAATAATTCAATATATTGTTTCTAATGGGGCAAAAGTGAATCTGACTAATAATGTAAAGTCAGATGCATTTATGGAAGCTATATATGGAGAGAATTATAAATATTTACAACTTATCCATGATTTAGGACATACAGTTGAAAAATATGGTGGAAAAGCATTTCGTGAAGCTGTTTCTGATAGAAATTATGATGTTTTAAAATTTTTTATAAAAAATGGTGTTGATATAAACTATAATGAAGCTGATATGGTCTATCCTTTTAAGCCTACTCCTTTGTGTGTAGCAGCAAGATATGTTGATTTAGCTATGTGTAAATTTCTTGTAGAGAATGGTGCAGATGTTACTTTGACAGAAAAAGATGGAATGAGACCATATAGTATAGCCTTAGAAAAAGGTGATATTGAAATGGCTGAATATTTTAAATCATTAGAGCCAGTTGAATATCATAGTTTACAAAATAAATTAGATGAATTAAAAACATTTAAGTTACCCAAAAATGTAATTGATTTCTTACAAGGTGATAAACTTCATTTTGAACTAGATGACTGTGATTTTAAATGGATAGAATTTTTTTCGTTAATAGATACAATTCCAATGAAAGTGGGAAGACAAAAATTACTTCGTATTTCTAAAGCAACTGGAGATTATGAGGACATATATATTGTTTGGAACCCAAAAACAAAGAAAATTACTTTTTATGATATGGAACATAAAGAGCTTAAAGATATTACTGATTTTGTTGACTTTATAGAAAATATTTCATCATATATGCAAAAAATAATTGAAGGTGACTTATAAAATTAAAAATAGGAGAATGATAATGAAAGTTTTAATAGTTGGTTCTGGTGGTAGAGAACATGCAATAGCTTGGAAAATTTCTCAAAATCCAAAAGTGAATAAAATATTTGCTGCACCAGGAAATGCTTATAATAAAGTTATTAAAAATTGTGAAAATATAAATTTAAAAACTTCTAATGACATTTTAAATTTTGCAATAAAAGAAAAAGTTGATTTAACTATTGTTGGAAGTGAAGAATTATTAGTTGATGGTATAGTTGATAAATTTCAAGAAAATAATTTAACTATATTTGGGCCAAATAAAGAAGCTGCTATGCTTGAAGGGTCAAAAGCTTTTGCAAAAGATTTTATGCAAAAATATGGAGTTAAAACTGCTAAATATCAATCTTTTACTGATAAAGAAAAAGCTATAAAATATTTAGATGAAATGTCTTATCCTGTTGTTATAAAAGCAAGTGGACTTGCTGCAGGAAAAGGGGTTGTAATTGCTCAAAATAGAAAAGAAGCAGAAGATACTTTAAATGATATGATGACTAATAAAGTATTTGCAGCAGCAGGAGATACTGTTGTAATTGAAGAATTTTTAGATGGAGTTGAAATTTCTGTCTTATCTATTACAGACTCAGAAGTAATAATACCTTTTATTTCAGCTAAGGACCATAAGAAAATATCTGAGAAAGAAACTGGTTTAAATACTGGTGGTATGGGAGTAATTGCACCTAATCCATACTATACAAAAACTATTGAAGAAAAATTTATTCAAAATATATTGAATCCTACTTTAAAGGGTATTAAAGAAGAAAAAATGAATTTTGCAGGAATAATATTCTTTGGTTTGATGGTTGCAAATGGAGAAGTGTATTTACTTGAATATAATATGAGAATGGGAGATCCTGAAACTCAAGCAGTTTTACCACTAATGAAATCAGATTTCTTAGATGTAATTAACTCAGCTTTAAATAAAGAGTTAAAGAATATAAAAATTGATTGGGAAAATAAATCAGCTTGTTGTGTAGTGATGGCAGCAGGTGGATATCCTGTTAAGTATGAAAAAGGAAATCTTATCAGTGGTCTAGAAAAATTTGATGTAAGCAATTCTGATAATAAGGTTTTCTTTGCAGGAGTAAAAGAAGAAAATGATAAGTTCTATACTAATGGTGGTAGAGTTTTAAATGTTGTTTCTATACAAGATAGTTTAGAAAAAGCTATTGAGGCTGCATATAAAAATGTAAAAGAAATTTCATTTAAAGATAACTATTGTCGTAAAGATATAGGAACTTTATATGTACCTGTAAAAAATTAAAATTGTATATAAACTCTATTTTAAAGAGGCTGTTGCAAAATTAAAATTTCAATACTAAAGTAAAAAATAAGTGAGTTACGAATGGAAATTTTAGATAAAAAATCAAATAGAATGAGCCGAGCAAATTCAGGAATGTTTGAGTGTAACGAGTTTCCTGATTTCTTAGAAGCACTTAGCAATTTATTGCTTAGAGCTTCTTATGATGCAGATTCTTGATTTTTTATCGTTAAGAAATTTACTCAGTAACGAATTATTTTTACTTTTATGAATTGGNNNNNNNNNNNNNNNNNNNNNNNNNNNNNNNNNNNNNNNNNNNNNNNNNNNNNNNNNNNNNNNNNNNNNNNNNNNNNNNNNNNNNNNNNNNNNNNNNNNNNNNNNNNNNNNNNNNNNNNNNNNNNNNNNNNNNNNNNNNNNNNNNNNNNATAAGTGAGTTACGAATGGAAATTTTAGATAAAAAATCAAATAGAATGAGCCGAGCAAATTCAGGAATGTTTGAGTGTAACGAGTTTCCTGATTTCTTAGAAGCACTTAGCAATTTATTGCTTAGAGCTTCTTATGATGCAGATTCTTGATTTTTTATCGTTAAGAAATTTACTCAGTAACGAATTATTTTTTACTTTTTATGAATTGGCAACAGCCCATTTTCTAATATTTCTTCTACTTTTTCTTGTAGTTCTTCAATAGAATGTTTTCTACTTCTACCACATTCTTGAGCTTGTTCTTCACAAATTAAGCATTTTCTAAAAGACTTTCTTGAAAGCTTTTCAAAATTAACATCAATAACATCTATATCAAATAATCTTCCTAATAGAGAGCTTTCTTCAATAGCAATAGTTATATCTTTTATTTTCTTGGCTGTACTATCAACAGAGATAAATAATTCATTTCCTGTATTTTCATCTAATTCTTTAATTTCTAAAATTTCAATATTATTTTCTTTTAATTTCTCTAATATTAATTTCTTTCCAATATCAAAAGCTTTCTTGATTTTTTGATTAGTCTTTATAGAACCAGGTATATTCATAGTAAATGAAATTAAAGGCATATTATATTTCCTTATCATTCCATTTTGAATATCTACTCTTCTTTCACGACATATTAAAACTTCTTCAATTCCAACTTCTATTCCTTGCATAAAAACTCCTTTATTAGTAATGAATAACATTAGCTTGAGAACGAATTTTATCTATCACAGGTTTTGCTTCATCACTTAAAAAATAATTATAAGTTGTTTCAGGAACAAGATTTTTTAAATCTTCTAGATTTCCTTCTTTTATTATTTGTCTCACTGTTGAAGCACTTATAACATTGTCAGAATATTTTTTTCTAGGTACAACTATACATTCTATATTATTTTCAGGTAATTTTTTTAACATAGTTTGATTATAAATATTTGTTACCAAGCTATTAGGTTCTTCTCCAACATAGCGTTTATTGATATTTAAAGCCTTAGCAATTCTAGTAAAAATTTCAATATCTAAATTAGCTTGACTTTCTATTACTGCTACTTCATCTTTTTGAAAATAGCTTGGGAAAGTGGCACTACTTATTATATAATCTCCTGTCTCATGGTAACATATATTCTTTAAATGCCTTGTTCCTTCCATAACAAGTTTTTTTCTTACTTCAAAAGGAACTAAACTACTGTCATCACTAACTATAAATAGATGTAGAATATCATTTTCACTGGCAGCTTTCTCAACTAAATATTGATGACCTAAGGTAAAAGGATTTGCATTCATAATAAGAGAAGCAATCTTTTTACCTTCTCTCATGTCCTTTTTTAAATTATCTAAATAATCAGAAAAACCAGTTCTCTTATTTTCCATAAAGACAATTTGATTTTCTATATTTATAATTTCATAAAAACCTAAATCTTTAAAGAATTTCATAGATTTATTTTTAGTATACAAAAATAAATGGCTTAGTCCTCTTGAGAATTCATAATCTACAAGGTGAGTAACTATTTGATTCATAAGTCCTTCTCCTTGATGAGAATTATCTACAGCAAGGCATCTTAAAGTATTCTTAAAACAGCTTCCAGTTGCAATAATATTCATATCATCATCAAACATAGCACAAGTATAATCTAAGTTTTTATCTCTTCTAATTTCTTCTTTAGCTAGTAAGTCATCAATTAATTTAAAACTTCTTTTATCATTTTCATATATTTTAGAAATATTGTATTCTGACATAGAGCCTCCTAAACAATAATTAGTTTTATTTAAAAGTATAACATTAATTTCATCTATTGACAAAAAAAATAAATGATATATCATATCTATAAGATAAGGAGGCTCAAATGGAAAATAAAAAAGTAAAAGTATCAGCTTTAAATTTAGTACCTCAATTTCAAGGTGAAACAACAATAGAGGCTATAAATAGAGCAGTAGACTTAGCAAAAATTTTGGAAGATTTAGATTATTATAGATATTGGGTAGCAGAACATCATAATTTTAGAGGAGTAGTAAGTTCAGCAACAGCATTATTAATTCAACATATATTAGCTAATACAAAGAAAATAAAGGTAGGTTCAGGTGGAGTAATGTTACCAAACCATTCACCTTTACAAGTAGCAGAAACTTATGGGACTTTAGAGACTTTATATCCTTGTAGAGTTGATTTAGGAGTAGGTAGAGCACCGGGAACAGATGCAGAAACTGCTAGCCTAATATACAGACAAAAATATGCAAATGTTCATAACTTTATGGAAGATATCTTACAGTTAGAGAGATATTTTGGTCCTGAAGAAGAACAAGGAGTAGTTATTGCTAATCCAGGAATAAATACTAATGTTCCTATAATTATTTTAGGTAGTTCAACAAGCTCAGCATATGTAGCTGCAGAATTAGGATTGCCATACTCTTTTGCAACTCATTTTGCACCTGCTATGGCTGAAGAAGCCCTTTCTATATATAGAAAACATTTTAAGGCTTCAAAATACTTAGAAGAGCCATATTTTATTTTAGGAGTTCTAGCTCATGGAGCAGATACTGATGAAGAAGCTGAAAAGTTATATACAATAGCTCAACAAGGTTCAATAAGACTATTAAGAGAAGAAAAAGGTCTATATCCTTTAGCTGATGAAAAATTTGAAGAAAACTTAAATTTAAGTTCTGCTGAAAAAATATTTTTAAAATCAAGAATGGGAATAAATTTAATGGGTTCAAAAAAAACAATGGCTAAAATTTGGAAAGATGTAAAAACAAAATTTGATCCTGATGAAGTAATTGCAGTGAGCTATATGCCAAAATTAGAAGAACTAGAAAAGTCATATAGAATATTAAAAGAAGTTATAGAAAATAACTAATAAAAAAATGAAGAGGCTGTTGCAAAATTAAAATTTTAATCCTAAAGTAAAAAAATAAGTGAGTTACGAATGGAAATTTTAGATAAAAAATCAAATAGAATGAGCCGAGCAAATGCAGGAGTGTTTGAACGAAGTGAGTTTCCTGATTTGCAGCGAATTCTTGATTTTTTATCGTTAAGAAATTTACTCAGTAACGAACTATTTTTTACTTTNNNNNNNNNNNNNNNNNNNNNNNNNNNNNNNNNNNNNNNNNNNNNNNNNNNNNNNNNNNNNNNNNNNNNNNNNNNNNNNNNNNNNNNN encodes:
- the purM gene encoding phosphoribosylformylglycinamidine cyclo-ligase; the encoded protein is MINSYKDSGVDKEEGYKAVELMKKNVLKTHNKSVLTNLGSFGAMYELGQYKNPVLISGTDGVGTKLEIAMKQKKYDTVGIDCVAMCVNDVLCHGAKPLFFLDYLACGKLDAEIAAQLVSGVTEGCLQSYAALVGGETAEMPGFYQEGDYDIAGFCVGIVEKDNLIDGSKVKEGNKIIAVASSGFHSNGYSLVRKVFTDYNEKISLKEYGENVTMGDVLLTPTKIYVKPILKVLEKFNVNGMAHITGGGLYENLPRCMGKELSPVVFRDKVRVPEIFKLIAERSKIKEEELFGTFNMGVGFTLVVEEKDVEPIIELLTLLGETAYEIGHIEKGDHNLCLK
- the purN gene encoding phosphoribosylglycinamide formyltransferase, which translates into the protein MSEINKKKIAVLVSGSGSNLQSIIDNVENGNLNCKITYVIADRECYALQRAEKHGIETLLLDRKIIDDKSVNEIIDSTLEGCKTDYIILAGYLSILNEKFIKKWDKRVINIHPSLLPKFGGKGMYGIKVHEAVIKAGEKESGCTVHFVNNEIDAGEIITNVKVPVLEDDTPETLQKRVLEQEHKLLIKGIKKIL
- the purH gene encoding bifunctional phosphoribosylaminoimidazolecarboxamide formyltransferase/IMP cyclohydrolase; amino-acid sequence: MKKRALISVYDKTGILDFAKFLVSKGIEIISTGGTYKYLKENNIEVIEVSKITNFEEMLDGRVKTLHPNIHGGILALRDNEEHMRTLKERNIDTIDYVIVNLYPFFEKVKEDLSFEEKIEFIDIGGPTMLRSAAKSFKDVVVISDVKDYEIIKEEINKLNDVSYETRKRLAGKVFNLTSAYDAAISQFLLDEDFPEYLNVSYKKSMEMRYGENSHQKAAYYTDNMSDGAMKDFKQLNGKELSYNNIRDMDLAWKVVSEFDEICCCAVKHSTPCGVALGDSVEEAYKKAYETDPVSIFGGIVAFNKEVDEATAKLLNEIFLEIIIAPSFSKSALEILSKKKNIRLIECKNKPSDKKELIKVDGGILVQDTNNRLYEDLEVVTKAKPTSQEEKDLIFALKVVKFVKSNAIVVAKNLQTLGIGGGEVSRIWAAEKALERAKERFNATDVVLSSDAFFPFKDVVELAAKNGVKAIIQPSGSVNDKDSIEECDKNNISMIFSKLRHFKH
- a CDS encoding ankyrin repeat domain-containing protein, whose translation is MIKLKDIGDFETIPEILNDIINGNISKLDEHLAKGWDIDKIISISEYIDLSPLDCALIQGCFKSVKWLVEHGVNLNMKDNPSFLTAVRYCDEKIIQYIVSNGAKVNLTNNVKSDAFMEAIYGENYKYLQLIHDLGHTVEKYGGKAFREAVSDRNYDVLKFFIKNGVDINYNEADMVYPFKPTPLCVAARYVDLAMCKFLVENGADVTLTEKDGMRPYSIALEKGDIEMAEYFKSLEPVEYHSLQNKLDELKTFKLPKNVIDFLQGDKLHFELDDCDFKWIEFFSLIDTIPMKVGRQKLLRISKATGDYEDIYIVWNPKTKKITFYDMEHKELKDITDFVDFIENISSYMQKIIEGDL
- the purD gene encoding phosphoribosylamine--glycine ligase, which codes for MKVLIVGSGGREHAIAWKISQNPKVNKIFAAPGNAYNKVIKNCENINLKTSNDILNFAIKEKVDLTIVGSEELLVDGIVDKFQENNLTIFGPNKEAAMLEGSKAFAKDFMQKYGVKTAKYQSFTDKEKAIKYLDEMSYPVVIKASGLAAGKGVVIAQNRKEAEDTLNDMMTNKVFAAAGDTVVIEEFLDGVEISVLSITDSEVIIPFISAKDHKKISEKETGLNTGGMGVIAPNPYYTKTIEEKFIQNILNPTLKGIKEEKMNFAGIIFFGLMVANGEVYLLEYNMRMGDPETQAVLPLMKSDFLDVINSALNKELKNIKIDWENKSACCVVMAAGGYPVKYEKGNLISGLEKFDVSNSDNKVFFAGVKEENDKFYTNGGRVLNVVSIQDSLEKAIEAAYKNVKEISFKDNYCRKDIGTLYVPVKN
- the citX gene encoding citrate lyase holo-[acyl-carrier protein] synthase, with the translated sequence MQGIEVGIEEVLICRERRVDIQNGMIRKYNMPLISFTMNIPGSIKTNQKIKKAFDIGKKLILEKLKENNIEILEIKELDENTGNELFISVDSTAKKIKDITIAIEESSLLGRLFDIDVIDVNFEKLSRKSFRKCLICEEQAQECGRSRKHSIEELQEKVEEILENGLLPIHKK
- the citC gene encoding [citrate (pro-3S)-lyase] ligase; the encoded protein is MSEYNISKIYENDKRSFKLIDDLLAKEEIRRDKNLDYTCAMFDDDMNIIATGSCFKNTLRCLAVDNSHQGEGLMNQIVTHLVDYEFSRGLSHLFLYTKNKSMKFFKDLGFYEIINIENQIVFMENKRTGFSDYLDNLKKDMREGKKIASLIMNANPFTLGHQYLVEKAASENDILHLFIVSDDSSLVPFEVRKKLVMEGTRHLKNICYHETGDYIISSATFPSYFQKDEVAVIESQANLDIEIFTRIAKALNINKRYVGEEPNSLVTNIYNQTMLKKLPENNIECIVVPRKKYSDNVISASTVRQIIKEGNLEDLKNLVPETTYNYFLSDEAKPVIDKIRSQANVIHY
- a CDS encoding LLM class flavin-dependent oxidoreductase — protein: MENKKVKVSALNLVPQFQGETTIEAINRAVDLAKILEDLDYYRYWVAEHHNFRGVVSSATALLIQHILANTKKIKVGSGGVMLPNHSPLQVAETYGTLETLYPCRVDLGVGRAPGTDAETASLIYRQKYANVHNFMEDILQLERYFGPEEEQGVVIANPGINTNVPIIILGSSTSSAYVAAELGLPYSFATHFAPAMAEEALSIYRKHFKASKYLEEPYFILGVLAHGADTDEEAEKLYTIAQQGSIRLLREEKGLYPLADEKFEENLNLSSAEKIFLKSRMGINLMGSKKTMAKIWKDVKTKFDPDEVIAVSYMPKLEELEKSYRILKEVIENN